The bacterium DNA segment CACGGGCGGGCTCAGATCCAGGACGTGGAGATCGGCGGCTTCCGAGACGGCAGCATCCAGGCCTATCGCCTGACGGCGCTGCAGGACGGTGGCGCCTACCCACGGGTCGGGTCGGTGCTGCCGCTGTGGACCGGGGTCATGACGGCCGGCGTCTATCAGATCCCAAAGGTGGAGTTCGTGGCCCGCACCGTGATGACGAACACGACGCCGATCGGCGCCTACCGGGGCGCGGGGCGGCCGGAGGCCGCCGCCGCCATCGAGCGGGCGATCGACCTCTTCGCGGCCGAGATCCAGGCCGACCCGGCGGAGGTTCGCCGCCGCAACTTCATTCCGAAGGACGCATTCCCGTTCACCACCCCGGTGGGCGCGACCTATGACTGCGGTGACTATGTGGCCGCCCTGGACCGGGTGCTCGAGGCGGCGGGCTACGACGAGCTGAGATCGGAGCAGCGCCGGCGCCGCCAGGCCGGTGGTGAGCGCCTGCTCGGCATCGGGGTGTCCACCTACGTGGAGATAACCGGAGGCACCCTCCAGGGCGACTACGGGTCGGTGGAGGTGCAGCCGGACGGCCGCGCCGTCGTCAGCACGGGCACGTCCCCGCATGGGCAGGGCCACGTGACCTCATGGGCCATGTTGGTGAGCGACCAGCTGGGCATTCCCTTCGACGACGTGTCGGTTCAACACGGCGACACGGCGCTCGTCCCGCGCGGAGTCGGGACCTACGGATCCCGCTCTCTGCAGACCGGGGGGATCGCCGCCAGGGAAGCAGCCGCTCTGCTCGTCGAGCGGGCGCGCCAGCTCGCCGCCGACGAGTTCGAGGTCGAGCCCTCCGACGTCGTCTTCGACAAGGCCGGAGGCCGCTTCCACGTGGCGGGCATGCCCTCCGCCGGTCGCACCTGGGCTCAGCTGGCGGTGGCCGCGGGCCGGCACGGCGGCCTGCGCGCGGAGTCTGACTCCAAGCCCAGCGCCGCGACCTTTCCGTTCGGTGCCCACGTGGCGGTGGTCGAGGTCGACAGCGCCACCGGCAAGGTGACCCTGAAGCGCATGGTCGCGGTCGACGACGCCGGCCGGATCATCAATCCGCTGATCGCGGAGGGCCAGGTCCACGGCGGTCTCGCCCAGGGCGTGGCGCAGGCGCTCATGGAAGAGGTCCGGTACGACGAATCGGGCAATCTCAAGACCTCCAACCTGGCCGACTACGCGTTCATCTCGGCGGCCGAGCTGCCCAGCTTCGAGGCCATCATTCAAGAGACGCCCACCCCGGTCAACGAGCTCGGGGTCAAGGGCATCGGCGAGTCGGCGACGATCGGCTCCACCCCCGCCGTCCTCAACGCCGTGATCGACGCGATGGCCCACCTGGGGGTGCGACACATGGACATGCCGACCACCCCTGAGCGGGTCTGGCGGGCGATTCTCGAGACCAAGGGCGCCGGCCGTCATCAGCGCCCCGTCACGCCACGGGGCTTATTGGCAACCTCATGAAAATCAGAATGCGGGTCAACGGCACTCAGCACGAGCACGATGTCGAGCCACGGCTCCTGCTCGTGCACTACGTCCGTGACGTCCTGGGGCTCACGGGCGCCAACGTCGGTTGCGACACGACGTCATGTGGAGCTTGCACCGTGCTCCTGAACGGCGAGTCGGTGAAGTCATGCACGGTGCTGGCGGTCCAGGCCGACGGTGCGGAGCTGACGACCATCGAAGGCCTCGCGGCCGGCGGCAGCCTGCACCCGGTGCAGGAGGCCTTCCGGGAGCATCACGCGCTCCAATGCGGTTTCTGCACCCCGGGAATGGTGATGGCGACTTTGTCGCTGCTGACCGAGAATCCCAAGCCGACGGAGGCCGAGGTCCGTCTCGGCCTGGAAGGCAACCTCTGCCGGTGCACCGGTTACCACAACATCGTCAAGGCGGCGCTGGCGGCGGCGGCGGCCCTGGACGGGCCCGCCCAGGAGGAGAACGCCAGGTGATTCCACCGCCATTCCGCTATGCCCGGGCCGCCTCTTTGGACGAAGCCCTGCAGCTGCTCGCCGAGCACGGCGACGAGGCCAAGTGCCTGGCCGGCGGCCATTCCCTGGTGCCCCTGATGAAGCTGCGGCTCGCGGCACCGTCCGTGCTGGTCGACATCGGTCGCCTGCGGGAGCTGTCGTACGTCCGCGAGGAAGGCGACCGGGTGGCGATCGGCGCTCTGAGCAGGCATCGAGACCTGGAGGTGTCGGAGATCCTGGCCCGGCAGGTCCCCATCCTCCCGTACGTCGCCGGGCTGGTCGGAGATCCTCAGGTACGGCATCGGGGCACGATCGGCGGCTCGATCGCCCACGGCGACCCGGCCTCCGACCTGCCGGCGGCGATCCTGGCGCTCGAGGCGGAACTCGTCCTGTGCAGCCGTCGCGGCCGCCGTGTGGTCGCGGCGATCGACTTCTTTCGCGGCTTCCTCGAGACCGCCCTGGAGCCCGACGAGATCCTGGTCGAGATTCGCGTGCCCAAGATCGGGCCCAACTGGTCCTATCAGAAGTTCAACCAGCGCGCGCAGGACTGGGCGATCGTCGGGGCCGCGGTCGTGCTCCACGGCAGCCCGAGGATCGCCCTGGTCAACATGGGCGGCACGCCGTTGCGCGCGCCGGCCGCCGAATCAGCCCTGGCGGGCGGAGCTTCCATCACGGCGGCGGCGGAACTGGCGGCGGAGGGCACCCTGCCGACTTCCGACGGCGCCGCCAGCGCCGAGTTCCGCCGTCATCTCGCGAGGGTCCTGGTCCGCCGCGGCCTGGAAGAGGCGACGGCGCCCGGCCGGGTGACGACCGGCCGCCACCCGTAGCGCCGAGGTCAGGCTGGGGCGATTCGCGCCGGCGTCAGGGGCAGGCCGGGAACCCCTACCCGGGTCTTGTAGATCGCGCCGCCGTCGGCGCCAGCACCGACATGGCCGGTGACCACATAGAGGTCGGCCAGGTCTGCGCCGCC contains these protein-coding regions:
- a CDS encoding xanthine dehydrogenase family protein subunit M, yielding MIPPPFRYARAASLDEALQLLAEHGDEAKCLAGGHSLVPLMKLRLAAPSVLVDIGRLRELSYVREEGDRVAIGALSRHRDLEVSEILARQVPILPYVAGLVGDPQVRHRGTIGGSIAHGDPASDLPAAILALEAELVLCSRRGRRVVAAIDFFRGFLETALEPDEILVEIRVPKIGPNWSYQKFNQRAQDWAIVGAAVVLHGSPRIALVNMGGTPLRAPAAESALAGGASITAAAELAAEGTLPTSDGAASAEFRRHLARVLVRRGLEEATAPGRVTTGRHP
- a CDS encoding (2Fe-2S)-binding protein, whose amino-acid sequence is MKIRMRVNGTQHEHDVEPRLLLVHYVRDVLGLTGANVGCDTTSCGACTVLLNGESVKSCTVLAVQADGAELTTIEGLAAGGSLHPVQEAFREHHALQCGFCTPGMVMATLSLLTENPKPTEAEVRLGLEGNLCRCTGYHNIVKAALAAAAALDGPAQEENAR
- a CDS encoding xanthine dehydrogenase family protein molybdopterin-binding subunit encodes the protein MSILGNRVLRTEDAKFLTVGGNYVADIVLEGAAHVTYVRSNMAHARLTQLDLAEVRSAPGVIDVVTAEDIDMDWVEPADPMLNQAMMRPWLAQGVVRYVGEPLAAIITEQADQGEDAAQLAFVDYEALPVVIDPLASSSDETLLFPEAGTNVSFACGSSSGDALFEGCDVVVRQRLHNSRVAPCPLEVRAVAARWDADGRLTYWASTQTPHTVRDDLMRYLRLDQEHVRVIAPDVGGGFGAKIGDYPDELLVAWLARRAGRPLRWVETRSESMLSLGHGRAQIQDVEIGGFRDGSIQAYRLTALQDGGAYPRVGSVLPLWTGVMTAGVYQIPKVEFVARTVMTNTTPIGAYRGAGRPEAAAAIERAIDLFAAEIQADPAEVRRRNFIPKDAFPFTTPVGATYDCGDYVAALDRVLEAAGYDELRSEQRRRRQAGGERLLGIGVSTYVEITGGTLQGDYGSVEVQPDGRAVVSTGTSPHGQGHVTSWAMLVSDQLGIPFDDVSVQHGDTALVPRGVGTYGSRSLQTGGIAAREAAALLVERARQLAADEFEVEPSDVVFDKAGGRFHVAGMPSAGRTWAQLAVAAGRHGGLRAESDSKPSAATFPFGAHVAVVEVDSATGKVTLKRMVAVDDAGRIINPLIAEGQVHGGLAQGVAQALMEEVRYDESGNLKTSNLADYAFISAAELPSFEAIIQETPTPVNELGVKGIGESATIGSTPAVLNAVIDAMAHLGVRHMDMPTTPERVWRAILETKGAGRHQRPVTPRGLLATS